A stretch of DNA from Parvularcula bermudensis HTCC2503:
TCGGGCGTGAAGCGGCGATGGAAAGCCTCGACGAGGTGATGGACCTCATCGACGGGGCCAATATGCTGTTCATCACCGCAGGGATGGGCGGCGGCACCGGGACGGGGGCAGCCCCCGTCATTGCGGAGGCCGCGCGGGATCGGGGGATTCTGACCGTCGGTGTGGTGACCAAGCCGTTCCAGTTCGAGGGCGCTCGCCGTATGCGGATAGCTGAGGCGGGTATTGAGGAGCTGCAAGATAAAGTCGATACGCTTCTCATCATTCCCAATCAAAATCTTTTCCGGCTTGCGGACGAAAACACCACCTTCGCCGATGCCTTCGGCATGGCAGACCAAGTTCTCCATCAAGGGGTCCGGGGGATCACCGATCTGATGATCGTGCCTGGGCTCATCAATCTCGATTTTGCCGACGTCCGGTCGGTGATGAGCGAGATGGGCAAAGCCATGATGGGCACCGGCGAATCGTCCGGTGAAGGACGGGCCACAGAGGCTGCGCAGGCGGCAATCTCGAACCCGCTCCTCGACGAGACGTCGATGAAGGGCGCCCGAGGGGTCCTTATCAACATCACCGGCGGTCTCGACATGAAACTCTTCGAGGTTGACGAAGCGGCCAACCGTATTCGGGCAGAAGTTGATCCGGACGCCAATATTATTGTCGGCTCGACCTTCAACCAAGAGCTTCAGGGAACAATGCGCGTTTCCGTGGTCGCCACCGGGATTGAACGGGCGACCGCACCGGCGGAAATCGTGACCACGACGGCTCGGGCATCGACATCTGGCGACCAGCGCGCCGCCCAGGCGGGCACAAGCGCGACGGTCACTGCGGGGCGGGCGCCCGCCCCGGTGTCCGATGGCCGGTCGGGCCGTCCTGTGCCCCCTGAACCGCCGATTGGCGAGGTTCACGACCGTATCCGCCGGATGCTGACCGAAGATGCTCCGGTCCCGTTGAAGCCAGAACAGGCGCTTCCAGAACAAAAGCCCAATCCGTTCCGGAAATCCGCCGCAACGACCATCGACCAGGCCATCGGTCTTCTGAAGGAGACCTTTGTCAAAGGAGTTGGCCCCTCCGAAGCCGAGGGTATCCGGCCGACCCCGGTGACCCGCGATGCTTTCGCCGATCATGAGGAGGAAGATCTCGACATCCCGGCATTCCTCCGCAAGCAGGCGCAGAAATAAGACGCCTGGATGATCCTTCCCAAAAAAAAGGCGGGCCGCGGCCCGCCTTTTTCGTTTGTGATCACTCCACCAATCAGAACTGGGTTCTGAGGGTCAGGCGTGCATTCATCGGCTCGCCGGTCGAGATATTGTTTTGATTATGCGCAGACGGATAATAGGTCTCATCCGTCAAATTCTCCACGTTGAGCTGGAGTTCCAAACGGTCATTGACCAGATAATAGGCCGCCGCGTCGACCCGCGTATAGCTGGGCAGTTCAACGCTGTTGGCGATCGTCGCATATTGAGCCGATTGGTGATGCACCCCGAGGCCAAGGCTGAATGCGTCCGACAGATCATACCGGTTCCATAGGCTGACCATGTGCTCGGGCACCTGCGCCAGATCCCGATCGGCGTCTTGGCCATCGACGACGCGCCCGTCCTCCTTGGCGTCGAGATAGCTGTAACCCGCACTCACCGTCCATTGCGGTGTCAGCCGCCCGGCAAGCTGGATCTCTGCACCGTGGGTCAGTCCACTGATCAAGATTGTGTTATCCGGATCGTCGGGATCGACGGTGGTGCCGCTGTCTCGCTCAAGACGGAACACGGCCCCGGTGAGGCTGAGATCAGGGCGGAGATCCCATTTGAACCCAACCTCGATATTTTCAAAAACTTCGGGGTCGAGCGCTTCGCTGCTCGGGGTAAGGCTGAGGAACTGGTCCCCAGAGCGCGGCAAGAATGACCGGCTAAAACTTGCATAGAGCGAGGCTGAGTCTTGCGGCTTGTAGATCACCCCCAGCCGTGGGGAGACTTCCTCGTCAGACCGGCTGAGGCGCCCATCATTGCCGTCCGCACTACCATCGAGCAGCTCAAGCCGATCCAAAGCGTCGATATCGAAGCGATCATATCTCAGCCCGCCGATGAGTTTGACGCGGTCGGTCAGATCGATCTGATCCTGAACGTACAAAGAGGAAACCTGGACGTTCGACCGTCTGTTTCGTGTGTCTGACGGGAAGGAAAACGTCGGAATAGACAGGGGATCGCTCAATCCAAAGGTGATTTGGTCATCTGCTGTATCCGCAAAAAAGACATCCCGGCGGGCATTGTCGGTATCTTGATCGGTAAATTCCGTCCCGATGAGGAGGGTGTGCTGCAAGGGGCCTGTGGCGAACTCGCCGACCAGATTGGCCTGGGCGATAAAGTTCTGCCTGTCGGTCTCATCGCGGTAACCGTCGAGGGAGACGGTCGCCGCGGCCGGGTCGATCCCGATCGGGTAGAGGTTTTGATAGAGTTTGTCATAGTCGGCATATTGAAGGGTCAGATTGCTTGACCATCCTTCGGCCAGGCTGCGGTCGATCCGGCCTCTGAAAATATGAGCCTTGAGCGTTGTCGTATTGGCGTCGGGACTGCCGAAAAAGGTGTCGTGGAAGCCCTCGACCGGCTCACCGCCCAGGGACGGAATGCCCCGGTCAACGACACGCTCATCCTCGACGAATTCGTAGGAAAGAAGAAGCGTGGTGTTGGGGTCGAGGTCCGTGGAGAATGTCGGATTGATGGCATAGCGATCGCCCTCGAACACATCTCGATGATTTTCGAGATGCTCAGCATAGGCATTGAACCGTAACGCCCCGGCATCGGTGGTGGCGATATTCGCATCGACTGCCACCATCGCGCCACCGAAGCTGTCCGCCGAGACCTCTCCCCGGGCGAATGTCGTCTCTGCGACGGGCGTCTTGGTCACGCGATTGATGACGCCGCCCCCGCCGCCGCGACCGAACATCAGCGCGTTGGCCCCCTTCAGGATCTCGACGCGCTCCAGATTATAGAGGGGACGGAAATACTGAACATCGTCGCGGAGACCGTCGATAAAGAAGTCGGCTGTCGTGTTCTGTCCCCGGACGGTAATCTGATCGCGGTGACCTTCGCCCTGACCGACGGAGACGCCGGGGACAAAACGGACCACATCCGCAAGATCGGTGAAGGCTTGGTCATCGATCTGTTCTCTTGAAAGGACGGTGATGCTTTGCGGAACATTGACCAAGGCTGTCGGGGTTTTGGTCGCGCTTGATAAATCGGTCGCCCGGTAATCGCCGCGGACCGTGATAATATCGGTGGTGCCGTAAGGCGCCGGCTCGTTCGACGCTGCGGCGGCGCCCCCCGTCGCCATGGTGGCGAGGGCAAGGCTGGAGACGAGGGAGGCGGATAGGAGGGAGGGGGGGAAAGGAGTGGGCAATGACATCGTACTACCGCTCAAGATTGCGAATGACTTGCAAAATCACCTCGCGAAAATGAGAGCGATTGTCAATTGCAAATAAGGGACCCAGATAGCGCGAAGCTGATCCCGCGCCCGGCGCTCAAGTTTGGTGAGGGCGAGGCCGGTGAGGGCAAGTCCGGTGGGGGCAAGTGGTCTCGCCCGTGCCCTCGGGGAGTGGTAGAGGCGAGGGATGAGTGAACTTTCCCTTCTGATCGGCGATAAATTTTCCTCGTCCTGGTCGTTCCGCCCATGGTTCTTACTGACGGTCGCAGGTATTCCTTTTGCGGAGGACGCCATTGAACTTGACCGTCCGACGACCAGAGAGACCCTCAAATCGCGGTCGCCGACGGGCTTGGTCCCCGTCCTCCGGATCGGCGATCTTGCCGTCTGGGACTCCTTGGCGATCATGGAAACCATCGCGGATCGTTTCCCCGAGAAAGCCCTATGGCCCGCCAATGCCGATGCGCGCGCCATAGCGCGGTCGCTGGCGGCGGAGATGCATTCGGGCTTTTCTGCGCTGCGCACCGTCTGGCCGATGATGTTCCACCGTCGGGACTTGCGTCACCTGACGATGGGCGGGGTTCAAAAAGACATCGACCGTATCGAGACGATCTGGACC
This window harbors:
- a CDS encoding glutathione S-transferase: MSELSLLIGDKFSSSWSFRPWFLLTVAGIPFAEDAIELDRPTTRETLKSRSPTGLVPVLRIGDLAVWDSLAIMETIADRFPEKALWPANADARAIARSLAAEMHSGFSALRTVWPMMFHRRDLRHLTMGGVQKDIDRIETIWTEARDTYGAGGPFLFGAFSVADAMYAPVISRFETYGPVDLNPTCRAYMAAVKALPAWAQWATEASEQAHARGLL
- the ftsZ gene encoding cell division protein FtsZ, which codes for MPLNLTAPDLTELSPRISVIGVGGAGGNAVNNMIEAELDGVEFIVANTDAQAVGLAKAQHRLQLGTSTTRGLGAGSRPDVGREAAMESLDEVMDLIDGANMLFITAGMGGGTGTGAAPVIAEAARDRGILTVGVVTKPFQFEGARRMRIAEAGIEELQDKVDTLLIIPNQNLFRLADENTTFADAFGMADQVLHQGVRGITDLMIVPGLINLDFADVRSVMSEMGKAMMGTGESSGEGRATEAAQAAISNPLLDETSMKGARGVLINITGGLDMKLFEVDEAANRIRAEVDPDANIIVGSTFNQELQGTMRVSVVATGIERATAPAEIVTTTARASTSGDQRAAQAGTSATVTAGRAPAPVSDGRSGRPVPPEPPIGEVHDRIRRMLTEDAPVPLKPEQALPEQKPNPFRKSAATTIDQAIGLLKETFVKGVGPSEAEGIRPTPVTRDAFADHEEEDLDIPAFLRKQAQK
- a CDS encoding TonB-dependent receptor, translated to MSLPTPFPPSLLSASLVSSLALATMATGGAAAASNEPAPYGTTDIITVRGDYRATDLSSATKTPTALVNVPQSITVLSREQIDDQAFTDLADVVRFVPGVSVGQGEGHRDQITVRGQNTTADFFIDGLRDDVQYFRPLYNLERVEILKGANALMFGRGGGGGVINRVTKTPVAETTFARGEVSADSFGGAMVAVDANIATTDAGALRFNAYAEHLENHRDVFEGDRYAINPTFSTDLDPNTTLLLSYEFVEDERVVDRGIPSLGGEPVEGFHDTFFGSPDANTTTLKAHIFRGRIDRSLAEGWSSNLTLQYADYDKLYQNLYPIGIDPAAATVSLDGYRDETDRQNFIAQANLVGEFATGPLQHTLLIGTEFTDQDTDNARRDVFFADTADDQITFGLSDPLSIPTFSFPSDTRNRRSNVQVSSLYVQDQIDLTDRVKLIGGLRYDRFDIDALDRLELLDGSADGNDGRLSRSDEEVSPRLGVIYKPQDSASLYASFSRSFLPRSGDQFLSLTPSSEALDPEVFENIEVGFKWDLRPDLSLTGAVFRLERDSGTTVDPDDPDNTILISGLTHGAEIQLAGRLTPQWTVSAGYSYLDAKEDGRVVDGQDADRDLAQVPEHMVSLWNRYDLSDAFSLGLGVHHQSAQYATIANSVELPSYTRVDAAAYYLVNDRLELQLNVENLTDETYYPSAHNQNNISTGEPMNARLTLRTQF